The DNA region TTCAATCCTTTTACCTCCTGAGCCTCTTATATGGTCTTCTTTCATGTTCATCCTTGGCTCTTTGGCTCTTCTTTCTATCCTCCTCTTGCATCTTCTTGGTTTCTTCTACCTTGAGCAATTCAGCCAATTGGGCAAGCTCTCATTTTTACTTACTAAACCATTCCTGAGTCTTCATATATCAATCTTCAAGTTACTTCTTTGTAGTCATGTCCCGATTCTGGAATCGGCCGAACCGGAACCAGAGCTTCTGGAATCGGCAGCTTCGGTTCAGACGGCTGGTTCAATCTGGactttaactatttttttagtaaattcaATTTTGTACTCCCTCCGTTCCATTGTATGTGTTTGGTTAGTTTAACTAggctttttttaatttaaattttcataatattaaatttagtattaatatacaaaatttatatatttagaatctacactaaaagtttaaacataaaaaatcaaatttaaaaataagaataataaagaaaataaacaaagaagaaagagttggtttggaacagataaaatgaaatagatgaggaagtattttttaaaatcgtgcaaattcaaccattaattttttcaaaatgaattaaaaaaaaattggttatatgaaatatttaaacttcaatgttgaactaaaaaaataaaaataattgttatagttaatttaaagtttaaactttaatcaaatacTAGTTAAACTTTAaccaaataatttttaaattatttttatttaaacattaattaaataatagttattatttgtttttttttttggttgcatATTATCTGATATCAGAACCGGAACTGGCCTTACTATTTCACTTCCAGTTCAGTTCAAATCGAACCATGAGCATGACTACTTTTTTGTTACTTCTCAAAGTTCTTCCGGTGCACTCTCATAAGCTCATCAAATGCTTCAAAAGCTTTGGACTTATCTTTGCCAAAGCACCCATAGAAGgcacaatcgttataccctgcaccacggtgcacatagcaatgtgcaccacatacgtaaaacgatgtcgttttggtgttaatagatgcggacgcgaatgactccagtgaaCTCATTATCTATactacacataatcattatctagaatatacagaacgtttgcctataatacacagaatgtttgcccagaatacacagaatattgatacacaatacacataactcatcctcctaacattcgaatacacaaacacatcacaacatgtgttaataacatgaatacacaaaatattgacacaaaatatacagaactcatcctcctaaacattcgaatgcacaaacacatcacaacatgtgttactaacatgaatacacataacggttgcctataatacacagaacggttgtctagaatacacagaatgattgcctggaatacacagaatattaacataaatacagagaccggccaaaacgggaaacgtgatttctaaaaaaaggacaattagtttacaatgctcaaaacgacatcgtttaggtacgtggtgcacggtataatttctAGGCATGATTGAACTCTTCTAATCCAACTCTAGCTTAGtagaggattttttttattattatttcttttgctGCGTGCTCTGCCTCACAGCCTGTCCTACTCCTAGGGTTGAAATACCACGAGCTTTGGCAATTTCTCCAACTAAATTGTGAATTTCTTCTTCCATTGTGCCCTTCTTTATTTGAGTGTTCTCGCGACTCCATAAgcaccaaaccaaaccaaatacATATCTATCTCTACGTGGTCCAGTGGGAATCTTTAAATGCCCACacgttttatttttcttttacacATGCATCACATTTATGTTCCTACCTTAGTATTTTGCCTGCTAGTGGGTCATCTCATCTTATCCGAGTCTATATAATTGAGTGGTTTTACCCCTCCCTAAGCACCAAACAAATACACATCTATATCTCAGGTCTCAAAATGAAGACACAAATATTCCTTTTGGTTCTCTCCATTTCTATCCTTCCACTGGCCATCTCTCACTCTAGCCTTCCTCCACTCATCCGCCTCCCAACCAAGCCCGACTTAAACGATTTTTTTACGAATATCTTAGACACCGCCGGCAACCCAGTGGTCGCCGGAGCCAAATACTACGCCATCCCAGCCCTCATCGGCGTGGAAGGCGGCATAAGCGTAACTAACCTCAACACTACAACAAACCCCTCCGCCTGCCCCACCGACGTAGTAATAAACGTCACATTAGCGGGCAACCAACCCCCCGCCGTGGGTCTTCCTTTAACTTTCTACCCTCTAAAGGACGAGGCCTACACCGCCGACGTCATCTTATCGCAGTACCCACTGAACGTGGCCTTTGACTCGCCGGACCCATCGGATCCCTGCGCTAAGGAGAATGTTTGGAAGGTTAATCATCATGATGAGGCGACAATAGTGACCGGTGGCGTTATAGGCAAGGAGGATGATCTTGACAACTGGTTTAGGATTCAGAACAATAATTTTAATGGAAAAGGGTACCTTTTCAACTGGTGGCCAAGCCTTTGCCTTGGCTGCAGGATTGGTTACTTTAATATTGGCACAGTCAGCGATGGTTATCAGCTGGGAATCAACTTCAACGACGAATCGCTATATCCTTTTGAATTCGTAAAGGCTGAGTGATCAAAGCCGTACGTTGTTGAACCATCAAAAATCTTGCATTGCATGCAATATGTATTAATACTTAACGTTTAAATAATGGCTTTGTTACCCCGTTATGGAAAGCCTACTGCACATGTATC from Ipomoea triloba cultivar NCNSP0323 chromosome 6, ASM357664v1 includes:
- the LOC116023004 gene encoding cysteine protease inhibitor 6-like, translating into MKTQIFLLVLSISILPLAISHSSLPPLIRLPTKPDLNDFFTNILDTAGNPVVAGAKYYAIPALIGVEGGISVTNLNTTTNPSACPTDVVINVTLAGNQPPAVGLPLTFYPLKDEAYTADVILSQYPLNVAFDSPDPSDPCAKENVWKVNHHDEATIVTGGVIGKEDDLDNWFRIQNNNFNGKGYLFNWWPSLCLGCRIGYFNIGTVSDGYQLGINFNDESLYPFEFVKAE